In one window of Clavelina lepadiformis chromosome 4, kaClaLepa1.1, whole genome shotgun sequence DNA:
- the LOC143453390 gene encoding uncharacterized protein LOC143453390 encodes MPPGDFARCSGTHNLHGNLADLRALVAANQKALGDPPGPGAYIVLRVGSGPSLHGTHPKPRRGRGQKSAARRVHDNGRRTSRFMRDGRRISDQPPRGDRLAGGQRDVRFRGDIPYGDKQLERAESDQQVCHHLLPQVHGGLRHPS; translated from the exons ATGCCCCCTGGCGATTTTGCTCGTTGCAGCGGGACCCACAATCTCCATGGCAACCTGGCCGACTTGAGAGCGCTAGTTGCCGCTAACCAGAAG GCCTTAGGGGATCCACCTGGTCCAGGAGCTTATATCGTGTTACGGGTTGGAAGTGGTCCAAGCTTACATGGCACACATCCAAAACCACGCCGAGGTCGCGGTCAGAAATCTGCTGCGCGACGTGTCCACGACAACGGACGGCGTACTTCGCGCTTCATGCGAGATGGACGACGGATCAGTGATCAACCTCCGCGTGGAGATCGACTCGCAGGAGGGCAGCGCGACGTTCGATTTCGAGGGGACATCCCCTATGGTGATAAACAACTTGAACGCGCCGAAAGCGATCAGCAAGTCTGCCATCATCTACTGCCTCAAGTCCATGGTGGGCTACGACATCCCTCTTAA